Proteins encoded in a region of the Flavobacterium sp. PMTSA4 genome:
- the pruA gene encoding L-glutamate gamma-semialdehyde dehydrogenase, with protein sequence MPKGFFNVPKAVNEPVKSYAPNSPEKVAVLAAYKKMWNETIDVPMYIGKEEVRTGNTKNMSAPHDHQHVVGTYHLAEKKHIDQAIVEALEARKKWSQMPWEQRAAIFLKAAELIAGPYRAKINAATMIAQSKTIYQAEIDAACELIDFLRYNVEFMTQIYKDQPKSVSDVWNRVEYRPLEGFIYAITPFNFTAIAANLPASAALMGNTVVWKPSDSQVFSAKVIIDVFKEAGVPDGVINVVFGDPVMISDTIFNHPDFAGVHYTGSTFVFKEIFKKIGDNIHTYKTYPRIVGETGGKDFVMVHPSANVKQVVANTIRGAFEFQGQKCSAASRAYFPKSLWNEIKEEMGKELASIKMGTPEDFSNFVTAVIHEGSFDKLASYIDQAKKDADAEVIFGGNYDKSKGYFIEPTVILTTNPKYKTMETELFGPVLTVYIYEDSKWTETLKLVDETSEYALTGAVFSQDRYAIVEATNALQNSAGNFYINDKPTGAVVGMQPFGGARASGTNDKAGSAQNLLRWVSPRTIKETFVTPADYRYPFLGE encoded by the coding sequence ATGCCTAAAGGTTTTTTTAATGTGCCAAAAGCAGTCAATGAACCCGTAAAATCATATGCTCCAAATTCTCCAGAAAAAGTAGCCGTTTTAGCTGCTTATAAAAAAATGTGGAACGAAACTATTGATGTGCCAATGTATATTGGTAAAGAAGAAGTTCGAACTGGAAACACAAAAAATATGTCTGCACCACATGACCATCAACATGTGGTTGGAACGTATCATTTAGCAGAAAAAAAACACATTGACCAAGCTATTGTTGAAGCATTAGAAGCAAGAAAAAAATGGTCGCAAATGCCTTGGGAGCAAAGAGCTGCAATATTTTTAAAAGCTGCCGAATTAATTGCTGGTCCATATCGCGCTAAGATTAATGCCGCGACAATGATTGCGCAATCAAAAACTATTTATCAGGCAGAAATTGATGCTGCATGTGAATTGATTGATTTTTTACGTTACAACGTAGAATTCATGACTCAAATATATAAAGACCAACCAAAATCAGTTTCTGATGTTTGGAACAGAGTTGAATATCGTCCGCTGGAAGGATTTATATATGCTATTACTCCTTTCAACTTTACAGCAATTGCTGCTAATCTTCCAGCAAGTGCTGCTTTAATGGGAAATACTGTTGTTTGGAAACCAAGCGACAGCCAAGTCTTTTCGGCAAAAGTAATTATTGATGTTTTCAAAGAAGCTGGCGTTCCTGATGGAGTTATCAATGTGGTTTTTGGCGATCCAGTAATGATTTCTGATACTATATTTAATCATCCTGATTTTGCTGGTGTTCATTATACAGGTTCTACTTTTGTGTTTAAAGAAATTTTCAAAAAAATAGGTGATAATATCCATACTTATAAAACCTATCCAAGAATCGTTGGAGAAACTGGAGGAAAAGACTTTGTAATGGTTCATCCTTCTGCTAATGTAAAGCAAGTAGTTGCTAATACTATTCGTGGTGCTTTTGAGTTTCAAGGACAAAAATGTTCGGCTGCTTCAAGAGCTTATTTCCCAAAATCACTTTGGAATGAAATCAAAGAAGAAATGGGCAAAGAATTAGCGTCAATCAAAATGGGTACGCCAGAAGATTTCTCAAACTTTGTTACCGCTGTTATCCATGAAGGTTCTTTTGACAAACTGGCAAGCTATATTGACCAAGCTAAAAAAGATGCGGATGCCGAAGTAATTTTTGGTGGAAACTATGATAAATCAAAAGGATATTTTATAGAGCCAACTGTTATTTTAACTACGAATCCAAAATATAAAACAATGGAAACCGAACTTTTCGGTCCAGTTTTAACCGTTTATATTTATGAAGATTCAAAATGGACTGAAACTTTAAAATTAGTTGATGAAACTTCTGAATACGCATTAACTGGTGCTGTATTTAGCCAAGACAGATATGCTATCGTTGAAGCAACAAATGCTTTACAAAACTCTGCTGGAAATTTCTACATCAATGACAAACCAACCGGAGCTGTGGTAGGCATGCAACCGTTTGGTGGCGCAAGAGCTTCGGGAACTAACGACAAAGCCGGTTCTGCACAAAACTTATTGCGCTGGGTTTCTCCGAGAACCATTAAAGAAACTTTTGTTACTCCAGCCGATTATCGTTATCCTTTTTTAGGAGAATAA
- a CDS encoding class I SAM-dependent methyltransferase, translating to MKKIFKFFLNVIPRPILIRISIVIRPILAFLLKGNRFTDPIDGKSFRMFLPYGYGNQRNNVLSPSTLSLERHRLLWLYLQNETDFFTATEKKKVLHFAPEQEFYKRFKKQKNIDYTTTDLLSPLADVKADICNLPFKDNEFDIIFCNHVLEHIPDDTKAMQELYRVLKPGGMGVFQIPQDLSREKTFADDTIVDQKERAKIFGQYDHVRVYGRDYFNKLRSIGFKVVEEDYTSKISPELVEKYCLAKGEIIPVCFK from the coding sequence ATGAAAAAAATATTCAAATTCTTTTTAAACGTAATTCCAAGACCAATTCTAATTAGGATTAGTATAGTGATACGTCCAATTTTAGCATTTTTATTAAAAGGAAATCGGTTTACAGATCCAATTGACGGGAAAAGTTTTAGAATGTTTTTGCCTTATGGTTACGGAAATCAACGAAACAATGTACTTTCACCTAGTACGCTTTCATTAGAAAGACATCGATTATTATGGTTATATCTTCAAAATGAAACTGATTTTTTTACAGCAACTGAAAAGAAAAAAGTACTTCATTTTGCTCCAGAACAAGAATTTTATAAACGTTTCAAAAAGCAAAAAAACATCGATTATACAACAACCGATTTACTTTCGCCTTTGGCAGATGTAAAAGCAGATATTTGTAATTTGCCGTTTAAAGACAATGAATTCGACATCATCTTTTGCAATCATGTTTTAGAACATATTCCTGATGACACAAAAGCAATGCAAGAATTATATCGTGTGTTAAAACCAGGCGGAATGGGTGTTTTTCAAATTCCGCAAGATTTGTCGAGAGAAAAAACTTTTGCTGACGACACAATAGTTGACCAAAAAGAGCGCGCAAAAATATTTGGACAATACGATCATGTTCGCGTTTATGGAAGAGATTATTTTAACAAACTAAGAAGCATTGGCTTTAAAGTTGTTGAAGAAGATTATACCTCAAAAATTTCTCCTGAATTAGTTGAAAAATACTGCTTAGCAAAAGGCGAAATTATTCCTGTTTGTTTTAAATAA
- the apaG gene encoding Co2+/Mg2+ efflux protein ApaG encodes MVTQITRGIKISVTTSFEGTYFKNYKIHFAFSYEITIENHSKDSVQLVSRHWEIFDALNNLEIVDGEGVIGKKPVLKPGETHTYNSGCLLSSPFGAMRGHFNMINFTSTRNFRVIVPTFKLSAGFALN; translated from the coding sequence ATGGTTACACAAATAACAAGAGGTATTAAAATTTCAGTTACTACTAGTTTTGAAGGAACTTACTTCAAGAACTACAAAATACATTTTGCCTTTAGTTATGAAATAACTATCGAAAATCATAGTAAAGATTCTGTACAGTTAGTTTCTCGCCACTGGGAAATTTTTGACGCTTTGAATAATTTAGAAATTGTTGATGGCGAAGGTGTAATTGGTAAAAAACCTGTTTTAAAACCTGGAGAAACTCACACTTATAACTCAGGCTGTCTACTTTCGTCGCCATTTGGAGCTATGCGTGGACATTTTAATATGATTAACTTCACTTCTACTCGAAACTTTAGAGTAATTGTTCCAACATTTAAGTTAAGTGCTGGCTTTGCGCTCAATTAA
- a CDS encoding type IX secretion system plug protein, with protein sequence MIKRILFQIAFLFTFLFGFSQEKEIAPPYNIKTVTFVQNGQNTVPIFLLGDSFELQFDDLFGNEANYYFTITHCNYDWNPSQLVKAEYLTGFDDQRIQDYTNSLTTLQLYSHYKLSFPNRFTSLKVSGNYIIKILDDDKNLVFSKKFIIYEDLVSVPLQVKRARDVSVFNKKHNLEFSIKSANINFQSPLQNVKVMLMQNGRFDNAIKNIKPMFTIGNDLIYKYDKETQFWAGNEFLFFENKDIRAANNNIAFVDSNGGIYNSHLYTSEARANKPYTYFPDYNGNFIINNIGAQRNEIEADYAWVFFSLSAPNYFGKKSIYVNGMFNNYATNDENKMEYNEKKGIYEKAIMIKQGFTNFQYVISDGNGNIDNENAIDGNFHQTENNYLVLVYYKENNQRYDRIIGRGSASSVDITY encoded by the coding sequence ATGATAAAAAGAATTTTATTTCAAATCGCTTTTTTATTCACTTTTTTATTTGGTTTTTCTCAAGAAAAAGAAATTGCTCCACCTTATAACATTAAAACAGTAACTTTTGTTCAAAATGGTCAAAATACAGTGCCTATTTTTTTATTAGGTGATTCATTTGAACTACAGTTTGACGACTTATTTGGTAACGAAGCAAATTATTACTTTACCATAACACATTGTAATTATGATTGGAATCCTTCGCAATTAGTTAAAGCTGAATATCTAACTGGATTTGACGACCAACGAATTCAAGATTACACCAATTCGTTGACAACTTTACAATTATATTCTCATTATAAACTTTCTTTTCCAAATAGATTCACTAGTTTAAAAGTTAGCGGCAACTATATTATCAAAATTCTTGACGATGATAAAAATTTAGTTTTTTCAAAAAAATTCATTATTTATGAAGACTTGGTTTCTGTTCCACTTCAAGTAAAAAGAGCTAGAGATGTTTCTGTTTTTAATAAAAAACATAATCTTGAATTTTCAATTAAATCTGCAAATATTAATTTTCAAAGTCCATTGCAAAATGTAAAAGTAATGTTGATGCAAAATGGAAGATTTGACAATGCTATTAAAAACATTAAACCAATGTTTACTATTGGAAATGATTTGATTTATAAATATGATAAGGAAACACAATTTTGGGCAGGAAATGAGTTTTTATTTTTTGAAAACAAAGACATTCGTGCTGCCAACAACAATATAGCTTTTGTAGATTCAAATGGTGGAATTTATAATTCTCATTTATACACAAGCGAAGCTAGAGCCAACAAACCTTACACTTATTTTCCTGATTATAATGGAAATTTTATCATCAATAATATCGGCGCACAAAGAAATGAAATAGAAGCAGATTATGCTTGGGTTTTCTTTAGCTTGTCAGCTCCAAATTATTTTGGCAAAAAATCAATCTACGTAAATGGAATGTTTAATAATTATGCTACCAATGATGAAAACAAAATGGAGTATAATGAGAAAAAAGGCATTTATGAAAAAGCCATAATGATCAAACAAGGTTTCACCAATTTTCAATATGTGATTTCTGATGGAAATGGAAATATTGATAATGAAAATGCAATTGATGGAAATTTTCACCAAACAGAAAATAATTATTTAGTCTTGGTCTATTATAAAGAAAATAACCAACGATATGACAGAATTATAGGAAGAGGAAGCGCTTCATCTGTAGACATAACTTACTAA
- a CDS encoding T9SS type A sorting domain-containing protein, producing the protein MKLKITLLALLFTLFGTFAQDKSFDLLKDKTKTKILYDRVFGISNATQPKTKDISATYFLQVYNEIQRADYNNSLPKLEKIRETATLASLKNLIPLAVLITDFETIKKSDFENNLILNANNQFESRKKTQINFDLHSLNLVAPIVSKSKTNNATFILNENLIFNTTSREIQSISYLNSNNSWQNINYNQPFQVAFQNKGKQELKLKINFINGISQEETIEIETPSSTNLNRNNNNLQFLPSGITASIPYQGYGETAPVFGQGEYEIFLDNVDGVLDKPIILIDGFDPGDTRNTAAIYSLLDYGTNQNLADYLRTLGYDIVIINFPTYTVPSTTTVIDGGADFIQRNAFILVQLINQINAQKVGIEKNVVIGPSMGGLISRYALRYMEMNNMNHDTRLYISFDSPHQGANVPIGFQHLFNYMAYGPLGSAAVQPVVDGLIKSAAARQMLVDHLEGHLQTGSAFEFNTASASLVPTGAPNFRNAFQNELNTMGFPTLTRNVSISNGAGNGTMNYSPNFEVMNHTFNISTSQRAIINLRFTPAANQTNQVSRFRGQQFVIAIWITGFESLANSKAPTYTDGLDTAPGGRFDMTGFETSLGNDPLLTEFFTNLNADYFTFIPTWSSMAISNTQNLYTPFTGSSVSPFVASSIPTINENHITFNAQNVAFALNEILNPPLSISNPELESIWVKNPIENTIEINANYSLENVSITLTDMLGKRIYQSNNITISGTYSIPVDLSKGIYLLNIDNGKQSVTKKLVKN; encoded by the coding sequence ATGAAATTGAAAATTACTTTATTAGCATTACTGTTTACATTATTTGGAACTTTTGCTCAAGACAAATCTTTTGACTTGTTGAAAGACAAAACCAAGACAAAAATTTTATATGATAGAGTTTTTGGAATATCGAATGCTACTCAACCAAAAACTAAAGACATAAGCGCTACTTATTTTCTTCAGGTTTATAACGAAATTCAACGTGCTGATTACAACAACTCTTTGCCAAAATTGGAAAAAATAAGAGAAACAGCAACTCTAGCTTCTTTAAAAAATCTAATCCCTTTGGCAGTTTTGATTACTGATTTTGAAACAATTAAAAAAAGTGATTTTGAAAATAATTTAATTTTAAATGCCAACAATCAATTTGAAAGCCGAAAAAAAACTCAAATAAATTTCGACTTACATTCTTTAAATCTAGTTGCACCTATTGTTTCTAAATCGAAAACAAATAATGCAACCTTTATTTTAAATGAAAATTTAATTTTCAATACTACTTCAAGAGAAATTCAGTCGATTTCTTATTTAAATAGTAATAATTCTTGGCAAAATATTAATTACAACCAACCATTTCAAGTAGCTTTTCAAAATAAAGGAAAACAAGAACTTAAACTTAAAATCAATTTTATAAATGGTATTTCTCAGGAAGAAACTATTGAAATTGAAACACCAAGTTCAACTAATTTAAACAGAAATAACAATAATTTACAATTTCTACCTTCAGGAATTACAGCTAGTATTCCTTATCAAGGTTATGGAGAAACTGCACCCGTTTTTGGTCAAGGTGAATATGAAATTTTCTTAGACAATGTAGATGGTGTTTTAGACAAACCTATAATTTTAATTGATGGTTTTGATCCTGGTGATACAAGAAATACAGCTGCTATTTATTCTTTGTTAGATTATGGTACAAATCAAAATTTAGCTGATTATCTAAGAACTTTAGGTTATGATATTGTCATTATAAACTTCCCAACCTATACTGTGCCAAGTACAACAACAGTAATTGATGGTGGCGCCGATTTTATTCAAAGAAATGCTTTTATTTTAGTTCAATTAATCAATCAAATTAATGCTCAAAAAGTAGGTATTGAAAAAAATGTAGTTATCGGACCAAGTATGGGTGGATTAATTTCTAGATATGCATTACGTTATATGGAAATGAACAATATGAATCACGATACTAGATTATATATTTCTTTTGATTCACCACATCAAGGAGCAAATGTTCCAATTGGTTTTCAACATTTATTTAATTACATGGCTTATGGTCCATTAGGAAGTGCTGCTGTTCAACCTGTAGTTGATGGATTGATAAAAAGTGCTGCAGCAAGACAAATGTTAGTAGATCATTTAGAAGGACATTTACAAACAGGAAGTGCTTTTGAATTCAATACTGCTTCGGCTTCATTAGTTCCAACTGGCGCACCGAATTTTAGAAATGCTTTTCAAAATGAGTTAAATACAATGGGTTTTCCAACGTTAACAAGAAATGTTTCAATCTCAAACGGTGCAGGAAATGGAACTATGAATTATAGTCCGAATTTTGAAGTGATGAATCATACTTTTAATATCAGTACGTCTCAAAGAGCAATTATAAACTTAAGATTTACTCCTGCTGCAAATCAGACCAATCAAGTTAGTAGATTCAGAGGTCAGCAATTTGTAATTGCAATTTGGATTACTGGTTTTGAAAGTTTGGCGAACTCAAAAGCACCAACTTATACCGATGGTTTAGACACAGCACCAGGCGGAAGATTTGACATGACTGGTTTTGAAACTAGTTTAGGAAACGACCCATTATTAACGGAATTCTTCACCAATTTAAATGCTGATTATTTCACTTTTATTCCAACTTGGAGCTCAATGGCTATTTCAAACACACAAAACTTATATACACCTTTTACTGGAAGTTCTGTTTCGCCTTTTGTTGCTTCTTCAATCCCAACTATTAATGAAAATCATATTACGTTTAATGCTCAAAACGTAGCTTTTGCATTGAATGAAATATTAAATCCACCATTAAGTATAAGTAATCCTGAGTTAGAATCGATTTGGGTAAAAAATCCAATTGAAAACACTATAGAAATAAATGCCAATTATTCTCTTGAAAATGTATCAATTACATTGACTGATATGCTTGGTAAAAGAATTTATCAATCTAACAATATAACTATTTCTGGCACATATTCTATTCCTGTAGATTTATCAAAAGGAATTTATCTTTTGAATATTGATAATGGGAAACAAAGTGTCACTAAGAAATTGGTAAAGAACTAA